In Citrus sinensis cultivar Valencia sweet orange chromosome 3, DVS_A1.0, whole genome shotgun sequence, the sequence GacaatatgaaaattaaagttttttttggagaaaataattacatcGTTTGGAATGACattgttttcaaatatattaatagttaaaagaatatttttaaactaaaGTTGGTTGGTGTGAATAATTCGATACTTTCACTCCTTAAGAAAGGTCAGTAGTTCAAACCCCACTCAAGATCACTTCGtgattcagacaaaaaaaaaaaaaaaatcttaagcagttttcttttttattcttcatttaATAGCCACATATAATAAATGGATTTGATATAAAATCTTATGTTCACACAATGTCAACTCATATTTCATGAACATACGATGTGAACATGATTAATCGATTATgattatacatacatacatatacagcTCTACCAGCATCCATGATTAGCCCATGGGATTTAAGTTGGTCAGCTAacgaaattataaaatgtaagAGAGAATTAGTAGTAAACTGGGAAATATACGGCGGCGTGCACTTCTGGCAGAACAAAGCGTCAGCACGTAAGCAAACGATCCGAGGCGACTGGAGCGTGACAAGCACGCTCCTCAAAGTCAAATAGTAAATTTAACCTTTCTACGTATCATCAAGCCTTGGTTGCGGCGCTCCTCAAAGATTTTCCTACTAAATTCatacatattattatatacaattataaattttcggTTATACGGTCCTACAGCTACTGCCTCAGTATGGCGGTTATTTTCCCCGCTATATATACCACCCAGCCTCCATCATTTTAGCCcacaaaaaatagaaaagaagaGCAGGCCATTTTCTCTCCTTCTAAaagttgtgtgtgtgtacCATTACTACTAGTAGTACTCtcttcatatatataatatattccAATTTCTTTCAGCAAACTAAATTCTCTCATCCAACCATGAGAAGTGACATGGAAAGCCTCTGGGTGTTTGCTCTTGCTTCCAAATGCAGAGCCTTCACACAAGAAAACGTTGCATGGTCACTCTTGATCATGATCTTAGCTTGGCTAGCCATGTCTCTTGTCTACTGGGCTCACCCCGGGGGTCCAGCTTGGGGCAAGTATAAGTTCAAAAGAGGCTCATCTTCTTTTGTTAAAGCCAAACCAATTCCTGGTCCTAGAGGGTTGCCAGTAATTGGTAACATGAACCTCATGATGTCACTGTCGCACCGCAAGATTGCAGCCGCTGCTGAATCATGCAAGGCTAAGCGGCTCATGGCCTTTAGCCTGGGTGATACCCGCGTTATAGTGACGTCCAATCCAGATGTCGCTAAAGAAATACTTAACAGCTCGGTCTTTGCCGATCGTCCTGTTAAGGAGTCTGCTTACAGTTTGATGTTTAACAGAGCAATTGGGTTTGCTCCTTATGGCGTCTACTGGCGAACCCTAAGGAGAATCGCGGCCACTCACCTTTTTTGCCCGAAGCAAATCAAAGGAGCAGAGGCACAAAGACTAGCCATCGCATCCCAGATGGTGGCCACGTTTGCCGGCTATAAACAAGGTTTTTGCGTACGTGAAGCACTTAAACGAGCTTCACTGAACAATATGATGTGCTCTGTTTTCGGAAGAGAATATAAATTAGATTCGTTGAATGACGAAGTAAAAGAACTGAGAGCACTAGTTGATGAAGGTTACGAGATATTAGGGATTCTAAATTGGACCGACCACCTTCCGTGGCTGGCTGATTTCGACCCTCAAAAAATCCGGTTTAGGTGCTCTAAACTCGCACCAAAAGTGAACCGGTTTGTTGGTCGAATTGTTGCCCAACACAAAGTTCAAAGTAATAACCAAAAGAATCTAGATTTTGTCGACGTACTGCTCTCTCTTCAAGGTTCAGATAAGCTATCAGACTCCGATATGATCGCCGTTCTTTGGGTAAGCAAGCAAACAAAATGCTATCCAACACGTTTGTcttgtatatttattataaactaaaaaaacaagtaaaatacatattctaatcatattttattttatagtatattagtgtatgtatatttttaatttatttcctacTTTAATACCTTATGAGATAAAAGTTCATTGCTTTTTTAAGTAGTATATTGTCCTGAAAAAATAGGCCTT encodes:
- the LOC102613914 gene encoding cytochrome P450 78A9-like, with protein sequence MRSDMESLWVFALASKCRAFTQENVAWSLLIMILAWLAMSLVYWAHPGGPAWGKYKFKRGSSSFVKAKPIPGPRGLPVIGNMNLMMSLSHRKIAAAAESCKAKRLMAFSLGDTRVIVTSNPDVAKEILNSSVFADRPVKESAYSLMFNRAIGFAPYGVYWRTLRRIAATHLFCPKQIKGAEAQRLAIASQMVATFAGYKQGFCVREALKRASLNNMMCSVFGREYKLDSLNDEVKELRALVDEGYEILGILNWTDHLPWLADFDPQKIRFRCSKLAPKVNRFVGRIVAQHKVQSNNQKNLDFVDVLLSLQGSDKLSDSDMIAVLWEMIFRGTDTVAVLIEWILARLVLHCDVQSRVHDELDKVVGRSRAVAESDLGELIYLAAVIKEVLRLHPPGPLLSWARLAITDTTIDGYHVPRGTTAMVNMWAISRDPDVWKNPLEFIPERFLPKEGGVEFSVLGSDLTLAPFGSGRRVCPGKNLGLTTVSFWVASLLHEYAWLPSAQNTVDLSEVLRLSCEMASPLTVTVRPRRRLRLSTNVV